In Sphaerisporangium krabiense, the DNA window CCCGTGCTCACCGAGCGCGCGCCCGACCTGGTCAAGGAGCTGGACGAGAAGTTCCCGGCCGCCGAGGCCACCCTCGGCAAGCACCGCTCCGGCGACGGCTGGAAGCTCCACACCGAGCTGTCCAAGGCCGACCTGAAGGAACTCTCCGACTCGATCAACGCGCTGGCCGAGCCCATCAGCAAAGTCGCCGCGGTGATCGCCAAGTGACCGGGCACGCGGACTTAGGCCCGGGCAGGAAGGAGGCGAGCTGATGCAGATCAACAGGCGCAAGCTCTTCGGCCTCGGGGCCGCGGGCGTGGCCGCCGCCGGCACCGGGGCCCTGGCCACGCGAGCCATGCTCGACGCCGCCCCGCCCGCCGCGGCGGCGTCCACCTCCGACCCCGTGTCGTTCTACGGCGAGCACCAGGCCGGCATCGTCACCCCCGCCCAGGACCGCCTGCATTTCGTCAGCTTCGACGTCGTCACCAAGAAGCGCGACGAGCTCGTCGAGATGCTCCAGGAATGGACGGCGGCCGCCGCCCGCATGGCGCAGGGCAAGGACGCCGGCACGTTCGGCGCCGTCGGCGGCGCCCCCGAGGCCCCGCCGGACGACACCGGCGAGGCGCTCGGCCTGCCGCCGTCCGGGCTGACGCTCACGATCGGCTTCGGGCCGTCCCTGTTCGACGACCGGTTCGGGCTCGCCGCCAAGAAGCCCGCCGCGCTCGCCGACCTGCCCCGTTTCCCCGGCGAGGCCCTCCTGCCGGAGATCTCCGGCGGCGACCTGTGCGTCCAGGCGTGCGCCCACGACCCGCAGGTCGCCGTGCACGCGATCCGCAACCTCGCCAGGATCGGGTTCGGCAAGGTCTCAGTCCGCTGGTCGCAGCTCGGCTTCGGCCGGACGTCCTCCACCTCCCGCGCCCAGACCACCGCGCGCAACCTCATGGGCTTCAAGGACGGCACCAACAACCTCAAGCTCGAGGACGCCGCCATGCTCAAGCAGCAGCTCTGGGTGGCGCCCGGCGACGGGCCCGCCTGGATGACCGGCGGCAGCTACATGGTCACCCGCAAGATCCGGATGAACATCGAGACCTGGGACCGGGCCCCGCTCGGGGAGCAGCAGCAGATCTTCGGCCGCGACAAGGGCGAGGGCGCGCCGCTCGGCCGGGCCCGCGAGTTCGACCCGATCGACTTCAACGCCAAGGGCCAGGACGGCGAGCTCGCCATCGCCAAGGACGCCCACATCCGCCTCGCGCATCCCACCTCCCACGGCGGCGCGCACCTGCTGCGGCGCGGCTACAACTACGTGGACGGCTCCGACGGGCTCGGACGGCTGGACGCCGGGCTGTTCTTCATCGCCTACCAGCGGGACCCGCGCAAGCAGTTCGTCCCCATCCAGATGGAGCTGGCGCGCAAGGACCTGCTGAACGAGTACATCAAGCACGTCTCCAGCGGTCTGTTCGCCTGCCCGCCCGGGCTGCGCGACGCCGGCGACTACTGGGGCCGCACGCTGTTCGCCTGACGCCCGCGCGGGCCGCCCGCCAGAGGCCTCACACGTTCCCGGGGACGCGGAGCGACCCCTCTCAGGGCACTCGTGCCCGATCGTGCCTCTACGGCCCCCTCAGGGGCGGGAAGGGCGGTTCGCCGGCGAATCGCCCATCCCGTCGGCTGTCTTTCGCGCTCAGGACTTGGCGCCGGCCTTCGCCCCGGCCTTGGCGCGCGGACGCTTCGGCGCCGGGCCGCGGGCACGGCGGTCCTCCAGCAGCTCGGCCGCCCGCTCGGTCGTGATCTGCTCCACCGAGTCGTCCTTGCGCAGGGACGCGTTCGTCTCGCCGTCGGTGACGTACGGCCCGAAACGCCCCTCCTTGACCACGATCGGCTTGCCCGACACCGGGTCCGCGCCCAGCTCGCGCAGCGGCGGCGCCGCGGCCGCCCGGCCCCTGCCCCGCGGCTTGGGCTGCGCGAACAGCTCCTTGGCCTGCTCCAGCGTCACCGTGAAGATGTCCTCCTCGGAGCCGAGCGACCGCGAGTCCGTCCCCTTCTTGATGTAGGGGCCGAACTTGCCGTTCTGCGCCGTGACCTCCTGGCCGTCCAGCTCACCCAGCACGCGCGGCAGCGACAGCAGCTTGAGCGCGTCGTCCAGCGTGATCGTCTCCAGCGACATCGACTTGAACAACGAGCTGGTGCGCGGCTTCGGCGCGTCCTTCTTGGCCCTGGTCTTCTTGCCGTCCGCCGGAGGCTCCTCCTCGGGGAGGATCTCGGTGACGTACGGCCCGAAACGCCCGGACTTGGCGACGATCTTGTGCCCGGTCACCGGGTCCGCGCCGAGCTCGTGATCGCCCGTCGGCTGCTTGAACAGCTCCTCGGCCCTCTCGGCCGTCAGCTCGTCGGGCGCCAGATCCTCGGGGACGTTCACCCGGGCGCCGTCCCGGTCCAGGTAGGGCCCGTACCTGCCCACCCGGATGACGATGTCCGTGCCGTTGATCGGGAACGAGCTGATCTCGCGGGCGTCGATCTCGCCCAGGTCGCTGACCAGCTCCTTCAGGCCGCTCCCGTGATCGCCGTAATAGAAGCGGCGCAGCTCGGGCACCCGCTCGGCGCGGGCGTTGGCGATGTCGTCGAGCACCTTCTCCATCTCGGCGGTGAAGTCGTAGTCGACCAGGTTGCCGAAGTGCCGTTCGAGCAGGTTGACCACCGCGAACGCCAGGAAGGACGGCACCAGCGCCGTGCCCTTCTTGAACACGTACCCCCGGTCGAGAATCGTTCCGATGATCGACGCGTACGTCGACGGGCGGCCGATCTCGCGGTCCTCCAGCTCCTTGACCAGCGACGCCTCGGTGTACCTGGCCGGCGCCCGCGTCGCGTGGCCCTCGGGGCCCAGTTCCAGCGCGGTCAGCGGGTCGTCCTGGCGGAGGTTCGGCAGCCTGCGCACCGAGTCGTCCCGGTCGGTGGCCGGGTCGTCGGCGCCCTCGACGTACGCCTTGAGGAAGCCGTAGAACGTGATCGTGCGGCCGGTGGCGCTGAACTCGACGTTCTCCCCCGTGCTGGACCTGCCGGCGATGCGGACGCTGACCGACTCGCCGACCGCGTCCTTCATCTGGGAGGCGACCGTGCGCTGCCAGATCAGCTCGTACAGGCGGAACATGTCCCCGCTCAGGCCGGTCTCGCCGGGCGTGCGGAACTCGTCCCCGGACGGCCGGATCGCCTCGTGCGCCTCCTGGGCGTTCTTGACCTTGCTCGCGTAGATGCGCGGCTTGTCCGGCACGTACTGCGCCCCGTACAGGCGCACCGCCTGGCTCCTGGCCGCCGCCAGGGCCGTCTCCGACAGGGTCGTGCTGTCGGTTCGCATGTAGGTGATGAAGCCGTTCTCGTACAGCTTCTGGGCGACCTGCATCGTGTACTTGGCCGAGAAGCCCAGCTTGCGGCTGGCCTCCTGCTGCAGCGTGGTCGTGCGGAACGGCGCGTACGGCCTGCGCGTGTACGGCTTGCTCTCGACCGAGGCGACCGCGTACGACGCGCCCTCCAGGCGCCCCGCCAGCGCCCGCGCCGCCTGCTCGTCCAGGTGCAGGACGTCGGCGGTCTTCAGCGTGCCCGTGCTCGCGAAGTCACGGCCCTGGGCGACCCTGCGGCCGTCCACGCCGGTCAGCGTCGCCGAGAAGCTGCGCGGATCCTCGTCGCGGCCGATGTCGAAGACGGCCTGCAGGTCCCAGTACTCGGCCGAGGTGAACGCGATGCGCTCGCGCTCGCGCTCCACCACCAGCCGCGTGGCCACCGACTGCACCCGGCCCGCCGACAGGCGCGGCTTGACCTTCTTCCACAGGACCGGGCTGACCTCGTAGCCGTAGAGCCTGTCGAGGATGCGGCGCGTCTCCTGCGCGTCCACCAGCCGCAGGTTGAGGCGGCGCGGGTTGGACACGGCGTCCTGGATCGCCTGCGGGGTGATCTCGTGGAAGACCATGCGGTGCACGGGGATCTTGGGCTTGAGGACCTCCTGGAGGTGCCAGGCGATGGCCTCCCCCTCGCGGTCCTCGTCGGTGGCGAGGTAGAGCTCGTCGGCGTCCTTGAGGAGCTGCTTCAGCTTCGATACCTGGGACTTCTTGTCCGGGTTCACGACGTAGAGCGGCTCGAACTCGTGGTCCACGTTCACCCCGAGACGGGCCCATGCCTCGCCCTTGAACTTCTCGGGGATGTCCTCGGCCCTCTCTGGCAGGTCACGAATGTGGCCGATGCTGGACTCCACGATGTAGCCACGCCCGAGGTACCCGGCGATCGTCTTCGCCTTGGCGGGCGACTCGACGATCACCAGGCGGGTTCCGCCGGCGCTGCCGTTGTTGGCTGGCACGCTGCTTCCTACCTCGCTGTTCGCTGTCGTACTCCCCTGCCGGTCGATCCCGGCCCACCACGCGGGCGTGCCGGGTGATCCGTCACAGGCATGAAGGTAACCCGTCGTCGGAAAATACTCCCCGTCGGACTACCCGGTCACTTACCGGTGTTCCACCTACCTGGACCCGATACCCACGAGGACGCAGAATAGAGCCCAGACAGTGCCAGCGTCCCCTTGCACACCCTTCGGAGACTAATAGCAGTGCTTGAGTACTCCTATTTGGACCTGTACCTCCCGCGCGGGACGACCCGGGAAACCGCCCGCCGGGTCCTGACCGAGCACGCTGAGCACGGACACTGGGAGCTGGATCGTCTCCGGTTGTACCCCGACGGCCGCCGCTACGTGCGGCTGCGCCGGAAGATCCTGCGGGTGGCCAGCACACTTTAGCCCTCGCGGCCAACTGTAGCCTCTGGAAATGGCTTTGCCCGCCCCGGGCCGCGCCCCCGGAACGGGCAAAGCGTCTTTGCTCCGCCGCCGCGATTCGGCCCTGCGGCCCGGCACCGCGAGCATCCTCGCAGGCGGCGAAGCGTCTGTGACTCCGCCGCAGGATCACGGCGAAGGATCTGTGACCCCATCTCGCCGGCGCCGGCGAGATGGCTCTTGGCACGTCGCCCAGAGCGGACGATCTATAACGGTGCCGCATGGCTCGCGGCACGCCGTCCGTCCGCCCCGTGCCCGACGGGCGCAGTCGCCGCACCCGTCAGGCATCGCGACGCCCTCGGCCGTCCCCCGCACCGCATGGCGTGCGGCACGGGGACGGGACGCCCGGCGGTGTCGCGCCGCCGGACCTCACTCCGAGTCGTTCACCTGCGGCGGAGACGGCGGGTGCCGGCGAAGAGGATCGCCGAGGCGGCGCAGAGCGCACCGGTCAGCAGGGCGACCAGCGAGCCGGCGTTCATGCCCGTGACGCCGAGCGGACGCTCCGCGCTCATCAGGCCGAGCGTGCCCACGCCGACCGGGGAAGCACCGGCACCGGAACGGGCCCCGCCGATCACGCCCCCGACCGGCGTACCGGAGACGACCCTCTGCACGGGGACCAGCGGGCCGCCGCCGGAAGGGGCCGGGCGGCCCGGCGTCACCGGCAGCTCGGGCAGGCCGAGGGGCTTCTCGCCGGGGCCGCCCGCCTGGCTCGACTGGTGGGTCGTCTCGCCCGCCTTGGGACGGCCGGGAAGCGCCGGGGCGAGG includes these proteins:
- a CDS encoding DUF5703 family protein — its product is MLEYSYLDLYLPRGTTRETARRVLTEHAEHGHWELDRLRLYPDGRRYVRLRRKILRVASTL
- the efeB gene encoding iron uptake transporter deferrochelatase/peroxidase subunit, which encodes MQINRRKLFGLGAAGVAAAGTGALATRAMLDAAPPAAAASTSDPVSFYGEHQAGIVTPAQDRLHFVSFDVVTKKRDELVEMLQEWTAAAARMAQGKDAGTFGAVGGAPEAPPDDTGEALGLPPSGLTLTIGFGPSLFDDRFGLAAKKPAALADLPRFPGEALLPEISGGDLCVQACAHDPQVAVHAIRNLARIGFGKVSVRWSQLGFGRTSSTSRAQTTARNLMGFKDGTNNLKLEDAAMLKQQLWVAPGDGPAWMTGGSYMVTRKIRMNIETWDRAPLGEQQQIFGRDKGEGAPLGRAREFDPIDFNAKGQDGELAIAKDAHIRLAHPTSHGGAHLLRRGYNYVDGSDGLGRLDAGLFFIAYQRDPRKQFVPIQMELARKDLLNEYIKHVSSGLFACPPGLRDAGDYWGRTLFA
- the topA gene encoding type I DNA topoisomerase, which encodes MPANNGSAGGTRLVIVESPAKAKTIAGYLGRGYIVESSIGHIRDLPERAEDIPEKFKGEAWARLGVNVDHEFEPLYVVNPDKKSQVSKLKQLLKDADELYLATDEDREGEAIAWHLQEVLKPKIPVHRMVFHEITPQAIQDAVSNPRRLNLRLVDAQETRRILDRLYGYEVSPVLWKKVKPRLSAGRVQSVATRLVVERERERIAFTSAEYWDLQAVFDIGRDEDPRSFSATLTGVDGRRVAQGRDFASTGTLKTADVLHLDEQAARALAGRLEGASYAVASVESKPYTRRPYAPFRTTTLQQEASRKLGFSAKYTMQVAQKLYENGFITYMRTDSTTLSETALAAARSQAVRLYGAQYVPDKPRIYASKVKNAQEAHEAIRPSGDEFRTPGETGLSGDMFRLYELIWQRTVASQMKDAVGESVSVRIAGRSSTGENVEFSATGRTITFYGFLKAYVEGADDPATDRDDSVRRLPNLRQDDPLTALELGPEGHATRAPARYTEASLVKELEDREIGRPSTYASIIGTILDRGYVFKKGTALVPSFLAFAVVNLLERHFGNLVDYDFTAEMEKVLDDIANARAERVPELRRFYYGDHGSGLKELVSDLGEIDAREISSFPINGTDIVIRVGRYGPYLDRDGARVNVPEDLAPDELTAERAEELFKQPTGDHELGADPVTGHKIVAKSGRFGPYVTEILPEEEPPADGKKTRAKKDAPKPRTSSLFKSMSLETITLDDALKLLSLPRVLGELDGQEVTAQNGKFGPYIKKGTDSRSLGSEEDIFTVTLEQAKELFAQPKPRGRGRAAAAPPLRELGADPVSGKPIVVKEGRFGPYVTDGETNASLRKDDSVEQITTERAAELLEDRRARGPAPKRPRAKAGAKAGAKS